The bacterium DNA segment AATGACGCCGACGCGTCGGCCGGTGCATTTGATCTCAATGAAGAAGATCGTTTGCTAAAAACCGAATTGGAAAACGAACTCAAACATTTTTATCAGGATCAGTCACATTTTTATACCCGCGTAGTCGGACTGCGCCATACGGAGTTTGACATCAGCACGCTGAGCGAAGGTGCGCGGCTGACGCTCGTGCCGGAACCCGAAAATACGCACGACCCTATGGCCGTGAGCGTGCACAGCGCCCGCGGTGAAAAAATAGGTTACCTCAAAAAAGAACTGGCGGCCTTACTTTTTTCGGAATTGCGCCAAGGCGTAGTTTTTCACGCCACCGTCGTCAAAGTTTTGCCCGACGCCGAAGAAGCCAATCTGCGCTTGCATATACTGGTCCGGAAGTGGACGCATCATTTCAACTAACCGGACGACGCCCTCCCACGCACACACCATGGACATTTCAACGCTCAATCACGCTGTACTCGCGGCCAAACCGTATCTCCAAAACGGCCGTGTCGCCGACTATATCCCGGCTTTGCGCGAAGCGGATGCGCAACATTTGGGCGTAGCCGTAGCGGACACCGGCGGTACAGTGATTGGTGCCGGCGACTGCCAGGTTTCTTTTTCGATACAAAGTGTGTCCAAAATTTTTTCATTAGCTTGTGTGCTCCGGCAGCGCGGTCTGGATGCCGTACTGCAGCATGTGGGTATGGAACCCAGCGGCAATCCGTTTTATTCGCTGGTGCAGCTTGAGTACGAATCCGGCAAACCGCGTAATCCGTTTATCAATGCCGGCGCCATCGCCGTGACCAGTTTATTACCCGGTCAGACGGCCGGCGAAAAATCCGAATTTTTATGCCGTTTCCTGTCCGAGATATCCGGGACTCCGATCGCGGTCAATGAAAAAGTTTATTTCTCTGAATACGAAACAAGCCATCGTAACCGCGCCGTGGCGCATTTTATGAAACATTTTGGCAATCTTGAGGGCAATGTCGAAGAGGCCGTTAATGCTTATTTTCAGCAATGCTCGATCACGATGGATGCGGTTACACTGGCGCGCCTCGGGCTTTTTTTGGCACAACACGGCACGGATCCGGTTTCCGGCAAAACCATCGTGGATGCCAAAAGCCAGCGTTTCTTATTGGCCATGATGACCATGTGCGGCTTGTATGACGCCTCGGGAGAGTTTGCCGTACGCGTGGGTTTACCGGCCAAAAGCGGCGTGGGCGGGGGTATTTTTACCGTCGTGCCCGGCCGTTATACGATCGTTACATTCGGGCCGGCCTTGGATGACAAAGGAAATAGCATCGGCGGCATTCAAATATTAGAACATCTCTCTTCGGCCTGCCAACTTTCCTCCTGGGTATAAGCATTTCCCTTGTTATTAACGACTTCATACTTGAATTTTAATTGGCTTTTAGCAAAAAGCGTTTGGTTTGCAGACTATGTTGTGACCGTTATGTGACGCATAACATAATATCGAAATATCCCTTACCATTTCTCTTTGCGACTTGGCGAAAAAAATATTCTCGCTAAGACGCCAACCCCTACCCTGCCGTTCCCGCGAAAGGGGGAATGACCGTTGTGTATGAGCACCCGCGTGCGCGGGTGAGACAATGTAAAATCACACCTGTTTCTATTTTCTCTTTGCGGCTTTGCGAGAAATTATACAAGCTCGCCAAGGCGCTAAGGCGCGAAAAAAACATCAAGACCATATAATTGAGTTTCATGCGTTTTAACGATGCGCATTGGGGTCGCTGGTTACGTTTTGACCGTTATACGATCATTAATAATTTACGATATATCGCCAAAAACTTACCAAAATCATTTGACCGCGATGGGTATTTTGCCTATCTTCGGCGCGCGTACAGCCTATGTGATTTTGCATATTTTAACATATTATTTCGGAGGATTTTTTAATGAATATTATCGTCTGCATGAAACAAGTTCCGGACAGCGAAACGCGCGTAAAAATCGGCGCCGACGGCAAGTCTGTGGATCTTTCGGCGGCCAATTTTGTGGTCAACCCCTATGACGAATTTGCCATCGAAGAAGGCATTCGTCTCAAAGAAAAATTTGGCGGTGAAGTGACGATCCTGACGCTCGGTACGGATCGCGCGGAAAATGACATTCGTAAAGGTTTGGCTATGGGCGCGGACAAAGCGATCCTGCTCAAAGCCGATGCGTTTGACGGCGATGTAGCCCATGCACTGGCGGAAGAAATCAAAACCGGCGCGTACGATTTGGTACTTTTCGGCAAACAAGCCATTGACGAAGACAGCTCCGTCATGCCGCAAATGATCGCTGAAAAGCTGAATCTCCCCTGCGTCACGGTGGTTACCAAACTGGATGTCCAGGCCGAGACCAAAGCGATCACCTGCGAACGTGAAATCGAAGGCGGCAAAGAGATCGTCGAACTTTCGTATCCGGCCGTAATCGGCACCCAAAAAGGAATCAATGAACCGCGTTTGCCTAACCTCAAAGGCATCATGGCGGCCAAGAAAAAAACCATCGATAAAAAAGACCCGGCTAAAGCTCCGGCGATGACGGAAATCGTAGCGATCGAATTGCCACCGGCACGTCCTGCGGGCAAAATCGTCGGCAAAGGCGCCGATGCGGTTCCCGAGTTGCTTCGCTTACTGCACGAAGAGGCCAAAGTCATCTAAGCGGTTCACGATCCGATCAACAAAAAAAATAATATGGAGTATATATGTCCGTTATAGCATTTGCAGAACAGCGCGGCGGCGCTTTTAAGAAATCGGCTTTCGAAGCCGTGGCCGAGGCCAAACGTCTGGCCGATAAACTCGGTACGCAGGCCGTCGCCGTAGTCATCGGAAATAACGTGTCCGGTATAGCCGCCGAACTCGGCAAATACGGCGCTTCCAAAGTCTATGTCGCAGAAAACGCGGCGTTGGAAAACTATTCGACCGAAGGTTACACGCAAGCTCTGAACGAAGCCGTCAAAAAAGAAAATGCTTCGGTGGTACTTTTGGGTGCGACGGCGATGGGCAAAGACCTCGCACCGCGTACGGCTGCACGTCTGGGCGCCGGTATCGCGAGCGATGTCACCGGTTTGGACGTCGAAGGCGGTAAAATCACCATTACCCGCCCGATCATGTCCGGCAAAGCCTTCCAAAAACTGCGCATTACGACGGCCACCCAAGTGATCACGATTCGCCCCAATGTATTTAAAGCAACCGAGTCCGGTGCGGCCGCGGCAGTAGAAAATCTTTCGATGACGATGGCCCCCATCCGTGCTACGGTAAAAAACACGGTCGTCGAATCCGGTAAAAAAGTCGAGCTCACCGAAGCCGATGTCGTCGTTTCCGGCGGACGCGGGCTCAAAGCGCCTGAAAACTGGAACTTGGTCGTGGAATTGGCCGAAGCTTTCGGTGGCGCCCACGGCGCATCACGTGCGGTCGTAGACGCCGGATGGCGTTCGCACGAAGAGCAGGTCGGTCAAACCGGTAAAACGGTCAGCCCGCAACTCTATATCGCGTGCGGCATTTCCGGTGCCATTCAGCATTTGGCCGGTATGTCGAGTTCCAAATACATCGTGGCGATCAATAGCGATGCGGAAGCGCCGATATTCAAAATCGCCGACTACGGTATCGTAGGCGATGTGATGGAGATATTGCCTGCCATGACCGCCCAAGTGCGTAAGATCAAAGGCAAATAGTCCGATTTATTTTTAGCTTGCCAGGGGCTGACGCATAAGCGATCAGCCCTTTTTTGTTTATGAAGTATATCTGCCGGCGGAAAAAATCATTGCAAAATAAGCCTTAGCCGCCTATCTTTGACCGGCTTTTATTTTATCTTCGTACGACATTCGGGCAATTAGCTCAGTTGGTTCAGAGCGTTCGCTTCACACGCGAAAGGTCACTGGTTCGAATCCAGTATTGCCCACCAATTCTTAAACATATTTCTATATATTTCTTTAGACGCGAAAGGCCATCCCGCCTGAAGCGG contains these protein-coding regions:
- the glsA gene encoding glutaminase A, producing the protein MDISTLNHAVLAAKPYLQNGRVADYIPALREADAQHLGVAVADTGGTVIGAGDCQVSFSIQSVSKIFSLACVLRQRGLDAVLQHVGMEPSGNPFYSLVQLEYESGKPRNPFINAGAIAVTSLLPGQTAGEKSEFLCRFLSEISGTPIAVNEKVYFSEYETSHRNRAVAHFMKHFGNLEGNVEEAVNAYFQQCSITMDAVTLARLGLFLAQHGTDPVSGKTIVDAKSQRFLLAMMTMCGLYDASGEFAVRVGLPAKSGVGGGIFTVVPGRYTIVTFGPALDDKGNSIGGIQILEHLSSACQLSSWV
- a CDS encoding electron transfer flavoprotein subunit beta/FixA family protein, which produces MNIIVCMKQVPDSETRVKIGADGKSVDLSAANFVVNPYDEFAIEEGIRLKEKFGGEVTILTLGTDRAENDIRKGLAMGADKAILLKADAFDGDVAHALAEEIKTGAYDLVLFGKQAIDEDSSVMPQMIAEKLNLPCVTVVTKLDVQAETKAITCEREIEGGKEIVELSYPAVIGTQKGINEPRLPNLKGIMAAKKKTIDKKDPAKAPAMTEIVAIELPPARPAGKIVGKGADAVPELLRLLHEEAKVI
- a CDS encoding electron transfer flavoprotein subunit alpha/FixB family protein; amino-acid sequence: MSVIAFAEQRGGAFKKSAFEAVAEAKRLADKLGTQAVAVVIGNNVSGIAAELGKYGASKVYVAENAALENYSTEGYTQALNEAVKKENASVVLLGATAMGKDLAPRTAARLGAGIASDVTGLDVEGGKITITRPIMSGKAFQKLRITTATQVITIRPNVFKATESGAAAAVENLSMTMAPIRATVKNTVVESGKKVELTEADVVVSGGRGLKAPENWNLVVELAEAFGGAHGASRAVVDAGWRSHEEQVGQTGKTVSPQLYIACGISGAIQHLAGMSSSKYIVAINSDAEAPIFKIADYGIVGDVMEILPAMTAQVRKIKGK